Proteins co-encoded in one Cinclus cinclus chromosome Z, bCinCin1.1, whole genome shotgun sequence genomic window:
- the DCAF10 gene encoding DDB1- and CUL4-associated factor 10 yields MSKGPGPEQGPEPGLEPGLDPGPIPEPARHNDPADPGPGAPGGLFAWLRGRCLGRGAAVDPARDTFGAMTGLYGAIQPADSVSLSTRTHGAVFNLEYSPDGSVLTVACEQTEVLLFDPISSKHIKTLSEAHEDCVNNIRFLDNRLFATCSDDTTIALWDLRKLNTKVCTLHGHTSWVKNIEYDTNTRLLVTSGFDGNVIIWDTNRCTEDGCPHKKFFHTRFLMRMRLTPDCSKMLISTSSGYLLILHDLDLNKSLEVGSYPILRARRTTSSSDITSSGSSGPRAVGSPCHQNNSGPLSEKTLSRPSQREGGSPRNSLEVLTPEVPGERDRGNCITSLQLHPKGWATLLRCSSNTDDQEWTCVYEFQEGAPVRPVSPRCSLRLTHCIEEANVGRGYIKELCFSPDGRMISSPHGFGIRLLGFDAHCSELVDCLPREASPLREIRSLYSHNDVVLTTKFSPTHCQIASGCLSGRVSLYQPKF; encoded by the exons aTGAGCAAGGGCCCGGGGCCGGAGCAGGGACCGGAGCCGGGGCTGGAGCCGGGGCTGGACCCAGGGCCAATCCCGGAGCCCGCCCGCCACAACGACCCCGCCGACCCGGGGCCTGGCGCCCCCGGCGGGCTCTTCGCGTGGCTACGCGGGCGCTGCCTGGGCCGCGGGGCCGCCGTGGACCCGGCGCGGGACACGTTCGGCGCCATGACCGGGCTGTACGGCGCCATCCAGCCCGCGGACTCCGTGTCCCTCAGCACCCGCACGCACGGCGCCGTCTTCAACCTTGAGTACTCTCCCGACGG gtcAGTGCTGACCGTCGCCTGTGAACAGACTGAAGTCCTGCTCTTTGACCCCATATCTTCAAAGCACATCAAGACTCTCTCTGAAGCTCATGAGGACTGTGTAAATAACATCAG GTTCCTGGACAACCGGCTGTTCGCCACGTGCTCCGACGACACCACCATTGCTCTCTGGGACCTGAGGAAGCTCAACACCAAAGTGTGCACCCTGCATGGCCACACCAGCTGGGTCAAGAACATCGAGTACGACACTAACACCAGGCTGCTGGTCACCTCGGGCTTTGATGGGAACGTCATCATCTGGGACACCAACAG GTGCACAGAGGATGGATGTCCCCACAAGAAGTTTTTTCACACACGTTTTCTGATGCGCATGAGGCTGACACCAGACTGTTCCAAAATGCTGATCTCCACCTCCTCTGGTTACCTTCTAATTTTGCACGACCTTGACCTGAACAAGTCCTTAGAGGTTGGCAGCTACCCGATTTTAAGAGCCAGGAGGACCACATCGAGCTCAG ACATAACATCGTCAGGCTCCTCTGGCCCTCGAGCTGTGGGTTCACCCTGTCACCAGAACAACTCGGGGCCACTCTCTGAGAAAACCTTGTCACGGCCCTCGCAGAGAGAAG GGGGATCACCTAGAAATAGCCTGGAGGTGTTAACACCAGAGGTTCCTGGAGAAAGAGATCGTGGGAACTGCATTACATCACTGCAGCTGCACCCCAAGGGCTGGGCCACGCTGCTGAGGTGCTCCAGCAACACAGATGATCAGGAG TGGACTTGTGTCTAtgaattccaggaaggagctCCGGTGCGCCCCGTGTCCCCGCGCTGCTCCCTGCGCCTCACACACTGCATCGAGGAGGCCAACGTGGGCCGGGGCTACATCAAGGAGCTCTGCTTCAGCCCCGACGGCCGCATGATCTCGTCCCCGCACGGCTTCGGCATCCGCCTGCTGGGCTTCGACGCTCACTGCAGCGAGCTGGTGGACTGCCTGCCGCGGGAGGCCAGCCCCCTGCGCGAGATCCGCTCGCTCTACTCCCACAACGACGTGGTGCTCACCACCAAGTTCTCCCCCACGCACTGTCAGATCGCCTCGGGGTGCCTTAGCGGACGCGTCTCCCTCTACCAGCCCAAGTTCTAG
- the TRMT10B gene encoding tRNA methyltransferase 10 homolog B — MAAAAPARVRPLPAAPRHCACATPPLPRPRWRRGATASARPRPRTGKFAISSEQGNHLQTELLGQRAKHFVPPVAATPITGRHRDGPAGRTGSRRRMGTGSGTAWGGTEPARARPFRASGVMEAWEALGMETAAGSESEPEPEPEAEAVVAEALRLLRIEPSAAGDPRAGRAGGAPGPCSVRAAGFGDRGRGSVPVLGACGGIPADGRARFPPQRNALRKRRRWLRVLAARRGKRRQERQRRRARRAAADRDGPSPALGSGPGGPGPPSVRRGRVPAALAAERLLQARTAGPRLCVDLGVGGGMTEKESGRLASQIRRLYGANRRAARPFWLCLTEFAAGTPIYEQCFRMNDGFAGYLMDTTPESYLDLFPLEAIVYLTPDSENVLEDIDPDKVYVLGGLVDESIHKQLTLRRAREQRLQTARLPIREYMVRAPNPRNYHSETLAINQVFDVLSTYYETRSWPAALRAGVSSGKGFVLPDTAEQVEIAQCGTAAQENSLFCGEELHRQEAPA; from the exons AtggcggcggcagcgccggcCCGCGTCCGCCCCCTACCGGCCGCCCCCCGTCACTGCGCCTGCGCGACCCCGCCCCTGCCCCGCCCCCGCTGGCGCCGGGGCGCCACCGCGTCTGCGCGACCCCGCCCCAG AACAGGGAAATTCGCTATTTCCAGCGAGCAGGGAAACCACCTCCAGACGGAACTTCTGGGGCAGCGCGCCAAACACTTTGTGCCGCCGGTAGCCGCGACGCCCATCACGGGCCGGCACCGGGACGGACCCGCCGGGAGAACGGGCAGCCGCAGGAGAATGGGCACCGGGAGCGGCACCGCGTGGGGAGGGACGGAGCCGGCCAGGGCCCGCCCCTTCCGCGCCAGCGGCGTGATGGAGGCCTGGGAGGCGTTGGGGATGGAGACGGCGGCGGGGAGCGAGtcggagccggagccggagccggaggCGGAGGCGGTGGTGGCCGAGGCGCTGCGGCTACTGCGGATCGAGCCCTCGGCCGCGGGCGATCCccgcgcggggcgggcgggcggagcGCCGGGGCCGTGCTCGGTGCGTGCGGCGGGGTTCGGTGATCGGGGCCGGGGCTCGGTGCCGGTGCTCGGTGCGTGCGGCGGGATCCCCGCTGATGGCCGTGCCCGCTTTCCCCCGCAGAGGAACGCGCTGCGGAAGCGGCGGCGCTGGCTGCGCGTTCTCGCCGCCCGGCGCGGGAAGCGGCGGCAGGAGCGGCAGCGCCGCCGGGCGCGGCGGGCAGCGGCGGACCGGGACGGCCCCAGCCCGGCGCTCGGCAGCGGCCCCGGCGGGCCCGGACCGCCCTCCGTCCGCCGCGGGAGGGTCCCGGCCGCGCTGGCCGCGGAGCGGCTGCTGCAGGCGCGGACGGCGGGGCCGCGGCTGTGCGTGGATCTCGGCGTGGGCGGCGGCATGACCGAAAAG GAGAGCGGCCGGCTCGCCTCCCAGATCCGGAGGCTGTACGGGGCGAACCGCCGCGCCGCTCGGCCCTTCTGGCTGTGCCTGACGGAGTTCGCGGCCGGGACGCCGATCTACGAGCAGTGCTTCCGCATGAACGACGGCTTCGCTGGGTACTTG ATGGATACAACTCCAGAGAGTTACCTGGACCTGTTTCCTTTGGAGGCCATTGTTTATCTCACTCCTGACTCTGAGAACG TCCTTGAAGACATCGATCCCGACAAAGTGTACGTGCTGGGAGGGCTGGTGGATGAGAGCATTCACAAG caGCTGACCCTGCGGAGGGCGCGGGAGCAGCGCTTGCAGACAGCCCGGCTTCCCATCCGTGAGTACATGGTGAGAGCCCCCAACCCCAGGAACTACCACTCCGAGACACTGGCCATCAACCAGG TCTTTGATGTCCTGTCCACCTACTACGAGACGAGGAGctggccagcagctctgagggcTGGAGTTTCCTCTGGGAAAGGCTTCGTGCTACCAGATACAGCAGAACAGGTGGAAATAGCCCAATGTGGCACTGCTGCTCAAGAAAACTCTTTATTTTGTGGTGAGGAGCTGCACAGGCAGGAAGCACCAGCATGA